GGCTACCATGAAAGTTGCTTGATATATTTCATGTTGGATATCTCTAACTCCGCTCATATTCCTGTCCCCAGTGATCTACCCATGCAATGGCAGTCTTTAGCCACCAGGTGCTCTTTGCTGTTACGAGATCCAGGTAAGCGCTTTATTGTTCTTTTCTTCGTATAATAGTCATTTACATAAGCATGAGCAACTCACTTGATGTTGCTTCTCTGCTAACATATCGGCACAGTGGACATTTCCTATTGAAAGTCGCAGGTTTGAGTTTTGCTTTGATTTGGGATATTTTCCCCCTCTGGTAATTAATGATTTGTTGGAGAGAAttatgtgagaaagaaagaaagaaagaaagaaagaaagaaagaaagaaagaaagaaagaaagaaagaaaggtgctcactcactcactcactcactcactcactcactcactcactcactcactcactcactcactcactcactcactcactcactcactcactcactcactcactcacgttaATCATTTCAGTACAGGATACGTGTGGGGGGGGAAGATGTTACATAAGCCTTCTGGCCAAACTACTACAATCCAGATTCAATTATCTCGGTCCCTCTATCAATGATATAACTGTTATCTCTATTGATGCATGTATTTATTGTATGTTTGCATGTCAACAACAGCGTCGTTACAGTTTCTGTTGAAGAATTTGCATCAATTGGCAAATCCAACGACTGTCAAAGACTGTCATGGCGCAATGATCAATTTTGAGTAGCTGCACACTGCCCTGCAGGTTTTGTCATTTTTCCATGTAACACGTTGCGTCCTCTGCTAGCAATGTGTCGTTTGTTTTGGTCGAAAGTGCAATTTTGAACCGGTTGAAGGTTTCAACCTTTGCGTCGTGTCTGACCCTATTTTGGggggttttcttttttattgttgCCCACAGGGGGTCGTATCTGCTGTCCCAGCGGCACGGCTGCTCTTCTCTGTCTTCGAGGGCTAACCTCCACGTAGGGGCCCCGCGCAACATCTCGTCATCGGCCTCCCCGCTCAGGCACTCCCGCTACGGCCAGCCTCGCTGTTACCGATCCCACAACCTGGGCCGCGGCCAAAACTCTGCCCTACTGGCCCGAGCCCTGCACAGTTCTGTCGTTTGGCTCCAAGACAGTAAAAATGGGGAGACTAAAACCTCACCTTCTGCTCAAAGTCCGCCGTCGGACGAGAAAAAGGACACGGTGGCCGCCGTTGTCCAAGCGCAAACGCCCGTCGCTGCCGCTCCTGGACCCACGGCGCCGGCCGTGGCCAAGAAGGCTCTGCATCTCAGGATCGTCGACGAGCTGAAGCATTATTACAACGGCTTCCGGTTGCTCGGTATCGACACCACGGTCGCAGGAAGGATGGTGTGGAGTCTGCTGCACGGACACATCCTCACGCGTCGGGAAAGGAGAAGGGTGAGAGTTTACATTTTTGCTCCATTAAAGGCAGCGGCACGGAAATCACCTCAAGTTGAAGACAGTCTGGAGCGTAAAAACACTGGCTGAATTCTGAATGTCAGAATACAACAGCTTCATGGAAAGCGTGACACGTCGGACGAGTCCCTTTTAAGGCTAAGCGAGCGTTGCGTGGATGGAACTTTATGCTGTGGGATATCCTCACGCTTGACGTATGGCATCACGCGAGCCAGCCAGCGCATTATGCACCGGCGCCGCGCTTGAACTATGTTCGGCACTTTGCAGAACTTGCGTACCGGTGCACCTGAAGATGTGAAAGACAAAATAGcacaatgttttcttttggtGTCCACAGCTGATGAGGACGTGCGCCGACCTCTTCCGTCTGGTGCCCTTCATGGTGTTCATCATCGTCCCCTTCATGGAGTTCCTCCTTCCCGTCTTCCTCAAGCTCTTCCCAGAAATGTTGCCCTCCACCTTTGAGACGGAGTCCAAAAAGGCATGTGGGCAtggacacacacgcgtgcacacacacacacgcgtgcacacacacacacgcgtgcacacacacacacacacgggtcaGCGACGGGGTCACACAGATTACGTAACTACAGAAATAGCTGGCGGCATAAGTACGTCTGGCCCGCAAGGCAGCCGAGTGGTCTTATTTTCGTTGGAAGCCACGGCTCATACTTTGAATCTGTTCGTAGCGTCGCCCCGACGACGGTCGTTATTGAGCGTGACTCGGATACGAGGCAGCGGCTTGCCTAGTACGACATGGTACGCAAAGTTTTTAAAACAGAGTTGGAAAGGCTAATAGCAGCGTTTTAACTCGGCCGTGACTTTCAGGATGCTGGCGTAAACATTGTCTGAGTTACTAAGGAGGTTGACGGCATCTCAATGACTTTGGTTTCAATTTCCTTTTGTGCAGGAGGAGAAGCAAAAGAAGGGCCTTGCCGCAAAGCTGGAACTCGCCAAGTTTCTCCAAGAGACCATCGCTGAAATGGCTCGAAGGAACAAGGCCACGGCTCAGAGCGAGGATGAGACTCAGCGCTTCTCCACATACGTTCAGAAGGTAcacgagagagagaaaagacttTGCTCCGTCCGTCATTGGTTTGTGGCACGCCACTTTGAAGTCGTTGGCCGTTTAGCGCTTTGCCACGGCGTGAACGTTTGCGTGTCCCAATCAGGTCCGAGGCACGGGCGAGCAGCCCACCACCAAGGACATTGTTCGCTTTTCAAAGCTGTTTGAGGACGAGCTGACGCTGGAGCACTTGGAGCGCCCCCAGCTGGTGGCTCTGTGCAAACTGCTGGAGCTGCAGCCCATCGGCACCAACAACTTGTTGCGCTTCCAGCTGATGTTGCAACTCCGGACCATCAAGTCAGACGACGAGGTGAGAGGAGGAACGAGAGAGATGGGAGGAACGAGCGAGAGATGGGAGGAACGAGCGAGAGATGGGAGGAACGAGCGAGAGATGGGAGGAACGAGCGAGAGATGGGAGGAACGAGCGAGAGATGGGAGGAACGAGTGAGAGATGGGAGGAACGAGTGAGAGATGGGAGGAACGAGTGAGAGATGGGAGGAACGAGTGAGAGATGGGAGGAACGAGTGAGAGATGGGAGGAATGGCCGCGCCACTCCCTGACTAAACGTTGCGCTCTGCGCTGCTACTCCTCCTTAACAGGCCTTTTCTTTGGGTACAGATGATTGCAGCCGAGGGCGTAGCGGCAATGAGTGTGTCAGAGCTGCAGGCGGCTTGTCGCAGCCGCGGGATGAGATCTCTGGGTCTTACCACGGATCAGCTCCGTCTGCAACTGCAGCAGGTAATTGATGCGAGGATTTTATTGGATGGCCATACGGAGAGCCGCTAAGAACACCACTCTTGTGCCCCCCCCAGTGGCTGGACCTGCACCTGAATGAGAACGTACCTCCgtcgctgctgctgctctcCAGAGCCATGTACCTGACGGACATCAAACCCAAAGCCCCGGTCATTCCGCCTGtgcccaaacttgaggtttgatCAATTCCTGATGGTCTGCAACTCGTTTGGGTGAAACGGCTAGTTCATGCTTTGGCCTACGGCGCAGGAAGTTCGAGTTGACAATTTGGCCGACCAGTTTACGAGCGCTAGTCCAGTTCAACCGTGTAGCGAGCGTTGCGCGCGGTGGGCTTTATTTGAGGTCTGAAACACACCGATTAGAGCAGAGCAGAGGTACGGCAGGGAACCTTAAGTAGTTGCCCTCGAGCCCGGCTATTTGGGACATTCCGTTCAAGACCTTTCCGAGCTAAACGTAAGCCACTGCGGAATTTTAACGGCTGCTAATTTTGCAGAAAAGCACTCCAGCGGAGACTAACGGAGCAAACAGGACCTCGGTCGGCTCGGACCTGCTGTCGGACCCCGCCGTCGTCATCAAAGACAGGCCGGTCGGTACCTTCCGACGGCACTCCACGTTTTGCTATTTGAAATGACTTATCAGTCAGTTGTAGCGTCAAGTCAAGTGAATCCATTTCTAAATGCTCGCTCGCTCATTGTTATGTTGCAGGCTGAGGAGATAAGGAGCAAGGCTCCTATTATGTCAGACAAACCTTTAACTGCTGCCCAAGTCCTTCAGGTGAGTGGAAAGATGGGATCAAATGTCTTGCCATGTTACCATACAATTTGAACTCAAACTGGCTCACTCTTTTGAGCAAATAAATATTCACTCATTTTGTTGGAAGGACAAAGCAGTCAAGCAGCTTTTCTATTCAGTCAGTCCATCCAGGCTTTGGCCTTTGACATTTACTATTCATTTCAAAAACAAACGTTGGTCGTTGAGTGAGCGTACTGGTGTCACAAAAGCACCAGCACCCATGTCGTAAAATGGTTCAATGTAAACTTTGATCAGCGCGCGAGCTCTTCAAATAGCGGCTATTCATAGAGCTATCGCCGTCACCCACACCCGCTCGAAAGGTGAAGTCACTTTTAACTGCGATGCCGTCACAAACCACGAGAGCCGCTCTTTCGAAAATGGACTTGCGCTCTGAATCCTTTTATCCGTTAGCTTGTCTTTCGGTAATGTTTACGTCAAGGTCACGGAACGTCTGTTGATTTAAATTTGGGGTTGTTACAGTAGCTGAggttttttccctctctctccctctctctctctctctctctctccgcctCCCTCTGGCAGGCTAAAGCAGCAACCGAAGTGTCCCAGAAGAGTAAGATGAGCGCCAACGGTGTGTAAAGAGGAGCGCTCGCGTCTGGACTCAACAGGGGAAATGAATCTAGGCAGCCCAGAGCCATTGACAAGCGACAAGCTATCCATTTGTTTCCATCTTTCTCGTGCCTAATTGAGCCGAGGGAGGGCCGCTGAAGATGTTACCTGCAGATGGCGCTCTGGATTCCAGATCTGCTTTCttagccccccccctccataaCTCCCCGTTGCCGGCTTTCACTTACTTGCAGTTGCAGGTTCTAGACCTCCAATTTGTGCCGGTGGCAACACTCTCCAAATTCCAGCCGGCGCAGCCTCAACGGGTGCCTCCCTCTTGTTGGATTCCTCCTCCTGTAAATTTGTAAATGTTGTGTATATCGTCATTGGTGTCTTACGTTAGCAGCAGCAGCGTTGTACGGTTTGCTATGCAAACTCGAGACCTGATCAAAGCTCCCATTGTATGCCCGTTGGTTGCTCCTGTTCAACACGAAACAGAGATACTTAACACGTCCGGCCGGCTCTATCCTTTTCCCCGCGAATCGGACCATGTATTGATCTGCAGGTTCCACGGGTTGTATTGATCAAAAAAACTGTTGAGGGCGTTCACTCCTTTCACGCAGACAAGACTGAGGCAAACTAATCTGCCTTACTTCATGTGATTATACCACAATGTAAAGTTTTGTTTAAAATGGAGAGAGAGGCTGAAGTGAATATATTTGATgttattcagaaaaaaaatctatttatagATCTCAAAACTCCAAATATtaaagcattattttttttaatatgcttTCAAACCATGTTCAAATGTCCCAATGCGTTGACCTTAAAAATAAAACCCTAATGTTACGCAAAGTCTACTTCATAGTGTACTGTATTTATTGGATTTGATCAGGTTTAGTCACCCAAGTCGATAGATATCATTGGATGGATTTTCTGTTTATCCGTGGGCTCGTGCCGTACATGAATTGCATTATTGTTGTAACTCTCTTCGGAGCGCTCGctcatttgcacctttgaagccTTGCACAAGAGCTATGGTTTGGCCATGTCATGCAGttcttaaataaaaaacaacaactcagaaacagtttcaaAACATCTCACAAAGTCCCATCGTTTTATGGTAACTATTTTTACAATAGTTGAGTCATCGTTTTTTTCATAGTATAGTCCTCTGGGGAATGAAAATCATCCAAAATTCAttgaaaaggcacaaatggCTTGTGATCAGAAATTGGAATGATTGAGAGAATATATTGTTTGTTTATATTGCAGATTTGGTCTGTCATTCGGAGTGGATGTGGATTTCAGAAAAAGTTTGATTTGCTGAACTAAGAGAGACTTGTCAAGTTGATACGATGCTCCAAGTTGATCTcttcattccccccccccccccccccccccccatttaaacTTGGTAGTACTATGTACTGCTTGATTAAAGTGTACGATTATGGTAACAGTTTGAACCCCATGTTCATGTTATGTTTCATCTCTTTGGTTTAATGGCATTTCGACCGCTCCTGCATTGGAAATAAACAAATGTACTCCCAGTTATGAAGTTGTTGGTTTTTTCGCACAAATCCATGCTATAGATTCGTGCTTGCAGTTTTTGCGAAATATGTCAACTATAGAGATGGTTCTTAtgaccgtttaaaaaaaaaaaagacaaattcctGCTTTATAatataaatgtaataaaaaaaaagaaaaaaaagtaatacacTTACCGTAAACTTTAGGGATTTCAAAGTTGTACTCAAgaacagtggtccccaacctttgttGCGCCACAGACCGGttgcgtgtcagaaatattttcgcgtacCGGCCTTTCTATAAATCCATCCTacatttttataaataaatcatacatttataataaatacgaTGATatcaaatgatacgactggcatcaaaacaagtataaacgacatgcAAATTAATACTCACCATTCCGTTGAAtgagtgggagcactgagctggCCGGccggtaatcggagacaatgacaccccaAGTAatcgtggttaaggtttgtcttggaATCCAGGATGCTTGCTCTCCATGTGCCCAAGCACTTTGGAAGGCTTCAAACAGCTCTATTTCTTGCTCACATTTGCTTACTGAGGtggcatgtcacgtgaccgagacgagcgtcttggcCTGAATTAAGGTCAATTCAAGAGACACAGCTGCACCGACgactgtaattgggagagaatcgccacatttttcaaaatcaattcttactcattttttgctagctcgactggggaaacatgtcacgtgaccgggacgagcgtcttgacctgaattaattgatcgttgattaaaaaaaaaaaaaaaaaaaaaaaaaagggttttttttcctgtgcggcttggcggcccggtaccaagtgacccacggaccggtccgcggaccgggggttggggacccctgctcAAGAACACTGCTCTGGGAGAGAAAGCATTTTGGGAAACAGTTTGGATTTGGTTTGAATTTAATGACTGAAATGGAGCGCAAAGCCAAAGCTGGCAGGtccggccgggccgggccgggccgggcccgtCAACGGCACACTAAACAACGACAGGTCAAGTCCGACACAAAAGAAAGAGTAAGGCTGCGATCTTCCAAAACAAACAATATCAACCACATTCTTTAGGAAAATTCAACCTTACATCACGACTGCAAaaaaagccagccagccagccagtctaTGAGTGAcaagcttcttcttcttcttctttttttaacatCTAGCAACAAGATAAATGGAGGGTGTGGACCCTCACAGTGCGGCTACCTACTGTATGTGTGGCTCCATGTTAACAAAAGTGTACCTTTGAGTCAGATAAATACATATTCGCTCTAAATTTCGGCCTTTAGCGTGACTGCATCCAGCTCTGGCGTTTCATTCAGCTTGCTTCAaaagggtgagtgagtgagggcgggcgggtgagtgagtgagggcgggcgggcgagtgagtgagggcgggcgggcgagcgagtGAGGGCGGTCAGGCGGATCTGCGTGTTTTGTTTATAAAATAGATGGACCGGCAGTCTCTTAAAATGAAACAATGATCCTAAAATATTTACACATCTACACACAGAACAAGCTGCTTGTTTGCAACTTTTCAAGCAGATGGGCAAACAATGGGGCTTGCGGGTATCAGTGCAAAGGACAAATCAAGTTTAAAACATCCAAATCAAGTCTTAAAAACAAAACTTCACGGCCAGGTAAAATTGAAGCTCGTTTCACCATTGAGACATCCATATAAATAGAGATGAAGAAATCAGTTTCAGGACAGTAGCAAATGAATCGAAATCAACACGGCATGCTTTCATCGGCTAGACCCACATCCAGTTGGCTTGCTGGTTTTGCCATTCCGTTTGGCTTAAAAGTATCAACTGAGTCACCTTGCTAaaatgaacatttaaaaaaaaaaaaaaggggggggggggggggggggggtgacaaagaaaataaaaacatcaaaaGGCCCAACATGGCTTCAAGTCAAGGTGTCCCGGCTTTGGCTTGAAACGTCAGCCCGGACACGAGTACTAGAACCTTCCTTCTGTGCGGCCGCTGCTCACTCCACCGGGCTCTTCCTGTGACTGGGGCGCCCCAAATTGCGGGTAGCTAAACTACCTAAACCACAAGCAGACGCAAACATTTTTCAAACGCTTTACAATGTTCCCGATTTGACGCGCGTACCTGCTTGTGGACTTAGCATCACATGTTGAGGccttttcttctcctcctcttttAACAGTGAACTCTGGAATTTCAACCCAAGTGTAAAAACAGTGTCCCGCATGGCATTCATTGACTTCCAATGCAATTCGTACTTGTTTCTCTCTGAAATTCCTCAAGAGGcccgatgaggaggaggaggaggaggagggagggaagtTTTCCATTTTCATATTTCCTGCCCGACGAGATAGGAAAGAAGCAGAAAACCACAACTGTCAGTGACATGAAGACGCAATTTGTTTGGTTGAAGTGAACACCTCTGTAGAGCTGGCAGTCCTTCTTGATGTGAGCGCTGGAGCCACACAGGAAGCAGCAGCGCGGCTCGGGAGCCTCGCGCCACCGCCAGTGCTCGCTTTTGTGTCTGGACGCCGGGTCCTCGGCCGCGTCCGCTCGCTCAAGCGTGTTGTCGGGCCTTCTGTCCGAGTCGTGCCTGTGCCTGGACCTGCAAGGAAACGGCGGTGTAGCGCTCCTTTGGGTTCCCAGCTTGCCgggccggcgggcgggcgggcgggcgacacTCACTTCCTGCGCATGGGGCAGTCTTTCATGAAGTGACCGATCTTGCCGCAGATACGGCAGCAACGGTCGTTGGGGGCCACTTCTCCTTCGGTCAGGACTTGTGGGTCGAAAAAGTACTCCTGGGGATCACACGGACAAATTGCGCGGCCAGACAGCAAATTCGACTTAGCTTCACGTCTCTGCACTTGAACCCAAAAATATCTTTTGAATCACAAGTGACAGAAGAAAGACACAAGTCTTTGCCCAAAGCTAAAACTGTCACCAAAGTGGCCTTGATCTTCTGCGCGCAAGTCATAGGCAGAGATGACGTTTTGATTTTGCTCTTTCGAGGACGATCACaatcacaaacacaaacaccaaCCGTCTGACGAGGGTACTCGGGCGGAAAGGCCCGGACAGGGGTGCCGAACACAGTTCTGCCATTGATGAAGGCCTTCATGATGAAATTGGTCACTGCATtggtaaaaatgaaaaagacaaaGTCAAGCGAGACCTATTGGAGCGACAACGTGAACAAAGCATGAGAACGGAGCTTTTACTTTTCCTGGACAGACCGGCACCCAGATTGTGATTGAGGTCAAACGGATCTGCGGTGCAAAGCAAAAAAGTTGACGGTCAACAAACGGCGCCAAAGTCAACCTTTTGTTAACACTTCCTTCCCGGCTGCTCTGCGGCACCTTCGATGACGATGTATTTGGACGTCCACTGCTTGTTGAAGGTGGTGAGCCGGGCTTTCTGCCGGGTGCACACCACGTGCTCTTTAAAATCAAAGTCCTCCGTGTAGAAGCGGAGGAGGCCCAGCCACAGTTGGCCCACAGTCTCGGTGTTCTTTCCGTACTGCGGCCAGCGACTAGGCTGCGGGTGGAGCAAGCGTGGGCTGTCAGcgaggcggggcggggcgggacggGACGCGACGCGACGCAGACACGAGCCAGCCCGCCTAAGATACCACCGACCAGTGCTTTTAAGTCATCAAAGAAATACACGTTCCAGCCGTCGGCCAACACCTCCGGCTTCTCGTCACCGTCGTACagctgcaaaacacacacaggtgagtgaagtggttttgatttctttcctttcttcccGATTCATTTTGTTGCAAGGTACCTCCTGGAGCACGGGTATAACAGGTGGTTCCCTCTGCTGAAGGAAGAAGAGAACCATGAGGGTGTAGGCGTAAGACGAGAGACTGCCGCGCGAAGCGTCGCCGATGTCGCAAATCTGGAACGGGAGCCCAATGACGAGGAAGCAGCGAGCATCTTCAACCGCAGCCGGCCGGCGGGCAGGCATACGCACCTTGGCAAACACCTTCATGACGTAGCACAGGATCTTCACTCTCCTGTCGACGGCGGCGTATAACGCCAGCAGGCGCGTGTTGTGCAGAGCCTCggggtgaaagaaagaaagccggccggccggccagccagcctcaAATTGCGTGTCCTTTACACTTGAGTGGGAAACAAATTGCTGTGAACTGCCTACCAGTCTGTTGTAAAGGCTTATGTCTCCCTCCAGACCCGTGCGGACGTGGTAGAACTTCACAATGGGCACTTTGGCGGTGGTAATTGGCAGGATGTTCCTCAAATCTGAGGACAGACGAGATGATGAGGCACAACAAAAGAACAACCCGCAATGGATCAAATGCTTTTTACCTGGATGTTTCCTGAGGAGCTTTGCCAGACGCTCGATCACATTGATGCAGTCAACATCCTGAGGAGGAGCGTCTTTACTTTACGCTCAATACAGCACGGTCATTTTTCAACTATAGCTTTTGGCGGCCGCACAATTCACACTGCTCTTAACAGTTGGTGAGATGGGTGGGATAGGTTTACAATCAACGATTCCATCAACCACCGATTCATCCGATACAATTTGATTTGCATAAAGTGTATCCAAAAGACATTTCCCCCGATTAGACTGTTTTTGAATCAATGATTTGGTCGGCTTGGTATTATTtcgtgattaaaaaaacaattcaacaACAGTGGAGCAATTTCACACAGGAAagattgatgatgatgacgacgagagTGATCATTATAACGCTGATGTGAAACGTTGATACCGTTTCATGGCTGACACTTTTCCAAGCACAGCATGTAAATATGACACCAAGATGACATACGTCAATGTTGTCCTGGCCCTCTCGCACCATACAGATGTCCAGGTCACTCTGTCGGAAGCCAAAACCATTTTTGGAAGAGCCAAACAGCTGCAGACGTGCACCTGTCCACAAAATAAACAGTTGAAGTAGGATTCAAGTCGACATTGAAACGCTGCTCACGGTCGACTTCACCAGGGAACTGTCGCCTGACAAAGATCTCCAGATCTTGCAGGATGCGCTCTCTGACGGCCACTTCCAAGTCATCCGGGGCAAAGTCCACTGGAAAGACAGCGGTTTCATCTCTCACCGGTCAAGTCGGCGATGACGAGCCCAGAGTGCGCGTGCGTGTcgagcgcgtgtgcgtgcgcgcgtgcgtgcgcgctcaCCAAAGCACTGCTCACACACTAGGTCCAGCACGCTGAGAAAGTCGGCCGTCATCGGGGGCAACGGCTGCAACTCCACCTTTTTGAAATCCTCTGGACAATCCTTCTTCAAGTGGCCGTCGCGCTTGCACAAGCTGCACACGACCATGTGTGTCTGAAagcaatcatcatcatcatcatcatcatcatcatcatcttcatcttcaTAACCATAACCAACCTTTCCTCTGGTGAAAGCATGCTTGCTGAATTGGTATGACTTTGTGCTCTGCGTGTGGACTTTATTTTCCGGGAGCTCATTTTCAACAGTGTCCCGTTGGCACGCAGGTGAGGCCACAGCGGGCGCCAGCTCTTCCTCCTCTGAAGCAGGAGTGTCCAAATCCGGAGGTTCCTCATCAGACAAAAGCTCCTCCCCCGAGATCTCGTCCACGGGGAaaatctcctcatcctccgtggTGAagctgtccaagtgacgtctggCGCCGTGCGCCCGGGCGTCGtcgtcctcttcttcctcgGAGAAGCTGCTTTTGCCCAAGTCCGCCTTTTCCTTCTCCCCTTCTGAGTCGCTGCCTTCTTCaatttcctcctcttcctcgacgATGCAGTCGGAATCTTCGGGGCCGTTTTGGGCGTCGATGCTCAGCTGACTCAAGTCGGCGCCGGCGCCCGCCTCCCCCTCAGACGGAGCTACCGCTTTGCCATGGGCGCCCCCCGCCGTGTCGAGGGGCAGCGCAAAGTACTTGTAGGTTGTTTTGAGGCAATGGAGGATGTAGTCGTACATTTGCTGGCTGTTGACAGAGCGCGCCACGTTCCTCTTGACGGCAAACGGGTCTGGAAAAGCCACAACCGAGCGAGCGTTTGCTACGGGCCACGTACGCAATCGTGCAAATCCTCGTTACCCTCCACGGCGATGCGTTTCTTGGGCCAGTCTTTCAACTCCCGAGAGAGGACGGCGCCGGTCCGTACGCCGATGACGTTGTCGGCCATGTTGAACTCCAGCGAATAGAAACGGAGCATTTCCACCCAGAGCGCGCCCATCTCCGCAGGGGGGCCAGGGCTTTGGAACACCAGCGGAACCTAAACAAATTCAGACGTTGAATTGTGGTAAgtactgctaaaaaaaaaaaaaaaaaaaagccatcaaTTCCACCCAATGTCTCCCGTGATTGATGAATGAATGGGGCAATTGAGTTGTGACTCTCTGTTACCTTTCCCCTCACGCAAGAGCCCTCCGCTGGCTGCGGCGCGTCCTTGCTGGAACAAGTCCACTGCAAGTGTCCATcctccacacacacaaggtTGAAGTCTGAAAGCTTGCTCAGCGAAAAGGTCTTGAtctgaaaaagaagaaaaaagacgcGCCGTCAGAACGGAGTGTGCAAATCGAAGCGGACTCAAAGCCAACCACAAACCGCTTGATTGAGATACGTTGGCAAGAGGGCTTCCTTGCGCTGTTGTAGAAAGAAGATGACCATGAGGGCAAAGACGTACGGGGGTAGGCCACCCTCCTCCGCACGGTCAATTTGACAGATCTAAAACAAAGACAACATTTAGCGCTCTCCTTTTGGGAAAAGGACCATCGGTCTGGAGAGCGTTCGTCACCTTCGCCCATCGTCGCAGTCCAAGAACCAGCGGCGGGAGGAGCTGCTCCCGCTTGGCGAGGGAAGCCAGATAAGCCGTGGTTTGGAAcgcattttcattcccggcgCTCACTTTGCAGAGAAGACCACTGTGAAGAGAAGGGGGAAAAACAGCCCAACGTCATTGGCGAGTTTGGGGCAAAGTCAACTCCATGCTTCTTTGCCCTTGAACAGCTGGCAGTGCTAAGCGGTGCTAAGCGGTGCTAAGCGGTGCTAAGCAGTGCTAAGCGGTGCTAAGCAGTGctaagcacgcacgcacgcacgcacctctTCTTTTCTTTGCACATCACCACGGGCACACGAGCATGAAAATCAGCTTCCAGATCAACAAAAAGAGCTGAGGACAGAAAAAGAAAGAGCGTCACTCGCATACCATTTGTGTTGCGCTCAACCAACCAAAGGACAAGGTGACTCACGGCTCCCGGCCAGGCACTCCTTGACCGACAACAGGACATCTGGCTGATGCATCTGCAAAGACGTTCCATTTCAAAGCCGTAGACGTCATATGAAAAGAGTATCAACGAGTATGGGCGTGCGTGGGGCTACTCACGTGAGGCGGATACCGGATGTCCACGTTGACATCGGAATCCTTGAATCCAAACTTGGTGCAAGATGATCCGTACAAGCGAAGC
This portion of the Syngnathus scovelli strain Florida chromosome 3, RoL_Ssco_1.2, whole genome shotgun sequence genome encodes:
- the LOC125993780 gene encoding terminal uridylyltransferase 7 isoform X5, coding for MRLGKDGIHKKKSNNKPNALYTCTLCDVLLDSVSDANRHVRDKRHKRRLREKKEHTMLTEILPPGPEHVGALTAALEAVVSQHGMDDGDVETRRGVVSLMQDLLLSVLPEIRLRLYGSSCTKFGFKDSDVNVDIRYPPHMHQPDVLLSVKECLAGSPLFVDLEADFHARVPVVMCKEKKSGLLCKVSAGNENAFQTTAYLASLAKREQLLPPLVLGLRRWAKICQIDRAEEGGLPPYVFALMVIFFLQQRKEALLPTYLNQAIKTFSLSKLSDFNLVCVEDGHLQWTCSSKDAPQPAEGSCVRGKVPLVFQSPGPPAEMGALWVEMLRFYSLEFNMADNVIGVRTGAVLSRELKDWPKKRIAVEDPFAVKRNVARSVNSQQMYDYILHCLKTTYKYFALPLDTAGGAHGKAVAPSEGEAGAGADLSQLSIDAQNGPEDSDCIVEEEEEIEEGSDSEGEKEKADLGKSSFSEEEEDDDARAHGARRHLDSFTTEDEEIFPVDEISGEELLSDEEPPDLDTPASEEEELAPAVASPACQRDTVENELPENKVHTQSTKSYQFSKHAFTRGKTHMVVCSLCKRDGHLKKDCPEDFKKVELQPLPPMTADFLSVLDLVCEQCFVDFAPDDLEVAVRERILQDLEIFVRRQFPGARLQLFGSSKNGFGFRQSDLDICMVREGQDNIDDVDCINVIERLAKLLRKHPDLRNILPITTAKVPIVKFYHVRTGLEGDISLYNRLVGSSQQFVSHSSVKDTQFEAGWPAGRLSFFHPEALHNTRLLALYAAVDRRVKILCYVMKVFAKICDIGDASRGSLSSYAYTLMVLFFLQQREPPVIPVLQELYDGDEKPEVLADGWNVYFFDDLKALPSRWPQYGKNTETVGQLWLGLLRFYTEDFDFKEHVVCTRQKARLTTFNKQWTSKYIVIEDPFDLNHNLGAGLSRKMTNFIMKAFINGRTVFGTPVRAFPPEYPRQTEYFFDPQVLTEGEVAPNDRCCRICGKIGHFMKDCPMRRKSRHRHDSDRRPDNTLERADAAEDPASRHKSEHWRWREAPEPRCCFLCGSSAHIKKDCQLYRGNMKMENFPPSSSSSSSSGLLRNFREKQSSLLKEEEKKRPQHVMLSPQAGSLATRNLGRPSHRKSPVE